Proteins encoded together in one Chryseobacterium sp. G0201 window:
- the bglX gene encoding beta-glucosidase BglX, protein MKKKCLLLLFVALGVGATAQKSIDQRVSEILSKMTLEEKVGQLVQYSGFEYATGPQNSNSASVLDEIKKGKVGSMLNVAGAEETRKFQELALKSRLKIPLLFGQDVIHGYRTTFPVNLGQAASWDLGLIEKSERIAATEASAYGIHWTFAPMVDVARDPRWGRVMEGSGEDTYLGTQIGLARIKGFQGKGLGNIDAIMACAKHFAAYGAAVGGRDYNSVDMSLRQLNETYLPPFKAAAEAGVATFMNSFNDINGIPATANKYILRDLLKDKWNYQGFVVSDWGSIGEMVPHGYAKDNKEAAEKAIIAGSDMDMESRAYMAELPKLVQEGKVDPKLIDDAARRILVKKFEMGLFDDPYRFSNEKRQKEQLNNQENRKFGREFGSKSIVLLKNEKNILPLSKTTKTIALIGPFGKETSANHGFWSIAFKDDNQRIITQFDGIKNQLDKNSTLLYAKGSNVDDQDKSMFAEAVETAKKADVVIMTLGEGSAMSGEAKSRSNLHFSGVQEDLLKEIAKTGKPIVLMINAGRPLVFDWPADNIPTIVYTWWLGTEAGNSIADVLFGSVNPGGKLPMTFPRTEGQIPVYYNHYNTGRPAKNNTDRNYVSAYIDLDNDPKFPFGYGLSYTNFKYSDMNLSSTNLKGNQTLSISVNVSNTGNYDGEEVVQLYIRDLFGKVVRPMKELKNFQKVFIKKGESKTVNFTLTPENLKFYDDELNYDWEAGEFDIMVGTNSKDVQTKRINWLK, encoded by the coding sequence ATGAAGAAGAAATGCCTTTTATTACTATTCGTAGCACTTGGAGTTGGTGCCACTGCTCAGAAATCTATTGATCAAAGAGTTTCAGAGATCTTATCTAAAATGACTTTGGAAGAAAAAGTAGGTCAATTGGTTCAGTACAGCGGTTTCGAGTATGCAACAGGTCCGCAAAACTCTAATTCTGCAAGTGTTTTAGATGAAATAAAAAAAGGTAAGGTAGGTTCCATGCTGAATGTAGCTGGAGCAGAAGAAACCAGAAAATTTCAGGAATTAGCTTTAAAATCAAGGTTAAAAATTCCTTTGTTATTCGGTCAGGATGTTATTCACGGGTACAGAACAACTTTTCCTGTGAATTTGGGACAGGCTGCAAGCTGGGATTTAGGCTTAATTGAAAAATCTGAAAGAATTGCCGCAACAGAAGCCTCTGCTTACGGAATTCACTGGACGTTTGCACCAATGGTCGATGTTGCCAGAGATCCGAGATGGGGTAGAGTAATGGAAGGTTCAGGTGAAGATACTTATTTGGGAACTCAAATCGGTTTGGCAAGAATCAAAGGTTTTCAGGGGAAAGGTTTGGGAAATATTGATGCTATTATGGCTTGTGCAAAGCATTTCGCAGCGTATGGAGCAGCAGTTGGCGGAAGAGATTACAATTCTGTCGACATGAGTTTGAGACAGTTAAACGAAACTTATTTACCGCCTTTCAAAGCAGCGGCAGAAGCGGGAGTTGCGACTTTCATGAACTCTTTTAATGACATCAACGGAATTCCGGCGACGGCTAACAAATATATTTTAAGAGATCTATTAAAAGACAAATGGAACTATCAGGGTTTTGTGGTTTCAGATTGGGGAAGTATCGGTGAAATGGTTCCTCACGGTTACGCAAAAGACAATAAAGAAGCTGCAGAAAAAGCAATCATTGCCGGAAGCGATATGGATATGGAAAGCCGTGCTTATATGGCTGAACTTCCAAAATTGGTTCAGGAAGGAAAGGTTGATCCAAAGTTGATCGATGATGCTGCAAGAAGAATTTTAGTTAAAAAGTTCGAAATGGGATTATTCGATGATCCTTACAGATTCAGCAACGAAAAAAGACAGAAAGAACAATTAAACAATCAGGAAAACAGAAAATTTGGAAGAGAATTTGGTTCAAAAAGCATTGTTTTATTAAAGAATGAAAAAAATATTCTTCCGCTTTCAAAAACTACGAAAACGATTGCATTGATCGGACCTTTCGGAAAAGAAACTTCTGCCAATCACGGTTTTTGGTCAATCGCTTTTAAAGATGATAATCAAAGAATCATCACTCAGTTTGACGGAATTAAAAATCAATTAGATAAAAACTCAACTTTACTATATGCGAAAGGTTCCAACGTTGATGATCAGGACAAATCAATGTTTGCTGAAGCGGTTGAAACGGCAAAAAAGGCAGATGTTGTGATCATGACTTTAGGCGAAGGTTCAGCAATGAGTGGTGAAGCGAAAAGTAGAAGTAATCTACATTTTTCGGGCGTTCAGGAAGATCTATTAAAAGAAATTGCAAAAACAGGAAAACCGATCGTTTTAATGATCAACGCAGGAAGACCTTTGGTTTTTGACTGGCCTGCAGACAATATTCCAACCATTGTTTACACTTGGTGGCTGGGAACAGAAGCCGGAAATTCTATCGCAGACGTCCTTTTCGGAAGCGTAAATCCTGGAGGAAAACTACCAATGACCTTCCCAAGAACAGAAGGGCAAATCCCGGTTTATTATAATCATTACAACACGGGAAGACCGGCGAAAAATAATACAGACAGAAATTACGTTTCGGCTTACATCGATTTGGATAATGATCCGAAATTTCCGTTTGGTTATGGTTTAAGTTATACGAATTTTAAATATTCTGATATGAATTTAAGTTCAACAAACCTTAAAGGAAATCAGACTTTAAGTATCAGTGTAAATGTTTCCAATACAGGAAATTATGATGGGGAAGAAGTGGTGCAATTGTACATTAGAGATTTGTTTGGAAAAGTAGTAAGACCTATGAAAGAGTTAAAAAACTTCCAAAAAGTATTCATCAAAAAAGGAGAAAGTAAAACGGTAAACTTTACACTGACTCCGGAAAATTTAAAATTCTATGATGATGAATTGAATTATGATTGGGAAGCAGGAGAATTTGATATTATGGTTGGAACAAATTCTAAAGATGTTCAGACAAAAAGAATCAATTGGTTAAAATAA
- a CDS encoding family 16 glycosylhydrolase yields the protein MNIKLQHIITILVGGALAFSVSSCASNKPDSNRKLIWNDEFNGKGLPDSTKWNYDVGGDGYGNNEAQFYTKNRLENARVEGGNLVIEAKKENWEKNKYTSARLLTKGKFSFQYGTIEVRAKLPKGRGTWPAIWMMSENMKEWPDDGELDIMEHVGFNQGYIHASVHTKKYNHIIGTQKTDTLIVKDTSEKFHVYKADWTPEKIDVYIDDQKFFTYENKEKTYEAWPFDQPYFIILNLAVGGFWGGKEGIDDTIFPQKYYIDYVRVYQNK from the coding sequence TTGAACATTAAACTTCAACATATCATCACCATTTTAGTCGGAGGAGCTTTAGCTTTTTCTGTTTCAAGTTGTGCATCAAACAAGCCGGATTCCAACAGAAAATTAATCTGGAATGATGAGTTTAACGGAAAAGGATTACCAGATTCCACAAAATGGAATTATGATGTCGGGGGTGATGGTTATGGAAATAATGAAGCTCAGTTTTACACCAAAAACCGCTTGGAAAATGCAAGAGTCGAAGGCGGAAATCTTGTCATTGAAGCCAAAAAAGAAAACTGGGAAAAGAATAAATATACTTCGGCGAGACTTTTAACGAAAGGGAAATTTTCCTTTCAATATGGAACTATTGAAGTTCGTGCGAAACTACCAAAAGGTCGAGGAACCTGGCCAGCCATCTGGATGATGAGCGAAAATATGAAAGAATGGCCGGATGATGGCGAATTGGATATTATGGAACATGTTGGTTTTAATCAAGGGTATATTCATGCGTCGGTTCATACGAAAAAGTATAATCATATTATCGGAACACAGAAAACCGATACGTTGATCGTGAAAGATACAAGCGAAAAATTCCATGTGTATAAAGCCGATTGGACACCTGAAAAAATTGATGTTTACATTGATGATCAAAAGTTTTTCACCTATGAAAATAAAGAAAAAACCTATGAAGCGTGGCCTTTTGATCAGCCTTATTTTATCATTTTAAATTTGGCAGTCGGTGGATTTTGGGGTGGAAAAGAAGGAATTGATGACACCATTTTTCCTCAGAAATATTATATAGATTACGTAAGGGTCTATCAGAATAAATAA
- a CDS encoding glycoside hydrolase family 30 protein has translation MKKLVVSCFVVGAFFNANAQNYWKKNAGKTAKVIFTNSKTNEKMVDKGTVKFEKMAQPKETDACVFVDPDFKYQKLIGIGGAITDASAETFYKLPKNKQKEILEAYYGKNGLGYTVVRTNMNSCDFSSDSYTYVTENDNSLKSFNIAHDEKYKIPLIKEAQKAIGKDFTFYFSPWSPPAWMKSNKSMLKGGRLENAFYQTWADYYVKFIKEYEKRGINVWGLTVQNEPMATQSWESCIYTAEEEGEFLKNNLGPTLWKNGFKDKKVMIWDHNRDLIYQRATTTLSDPETSKYASGIGYHWYETWNNKTQLFDNLIETQRAFPDKFLAFTEGCKEQFDMSKIYDVSLGELYGKNMINDFNKGTALWTDWNVLLDETGGPNHVGNFCFAPIIADTKTGEVHYTYEYYYVGHVSKFIKPNAQRIGSSSNRAALTSTTFMNENGQLVTVIMNDSDNDIDTNLWIEGMSAKLSAPAHSIQTVIL, from the coding sequence ATGAAGAAACTAGTAGTAAGTTGTTTTGTAGTGGGAGCTTTTTTTAATGCAAATGCTCAGAATTACTGGAAAAAAAATGCAGGAAAAACAGCAAAAGTAATTTTCACCAATTCTAAAACCAACGAAAAAATGGTTGATAAAGGAACAGTGAAATTCGAAAAGATGGCTCAGCCAAAAGAAACTGATGCGTGTGTTTTTGTTGATCCGGATTTTAAATATCAGAAATTAATCGGAATCGGAGGTGCGATCACTGATGCATCGGCCGAAACTTTTTATAAACTTCCAAAAAATAAACAGAAAGAAATTCTTGAAGCTTATTATGGGAAAAACGGTTTGGGATATACGGTTGTTCGTACCAATATGAACTCGTGTGACTTCTCCAGCGATTCTTATACTTATGTAACGGAAAATGATAATTCGTTAAAATCATTCAACATTGCACATGATGAAAAGTATAAGATTCCATTAATTAAAGAAGCTCAAAAGGCAATTGGAAAAGATTTTACCTTCTACTTTTCGCCTTGGAGTCCACCGGCTTGGATGAAATCCAACAAAAGTATGTTGAAAGGAGGCAGACTGGAAAATGCTTTCTATCAAACTTGGGCAGATTATTACGTGAAATTCATCAAAGAATACGAAAAAAGAGGGATCAATGTTTGGGGTCTGACCGTTCAAAACGAGCCGATGGCAACGCAAAGCTGGGAATCTTGTATTTATACTGCTGAAGAAGAAGGGGAGTTCCTGAAAAATAATTTAGGTCCAACCCTTTGGAAAAATGGATTTAAAGATAAAAAAGTGATGATCTGGGATCATAACCGTGATTTGATTTATCAAAGAGCAACAACAACATTAAGCGATCCTGAAACTTCAAAATATGCATCAGGAATCGGTTACCATTGGTATGAAACATGGAATAACAAAACACAGCTTTTTGATAATTTAATTGAAACTCAAAGAGCTTTTCCTGACAAGTTTTTAGCGTTTACGGAAGGTTGTAAGGAGCAATTTGATATGTCTAAAATTTACGACGTAAGCTTAGGCGAATTGTACGGAAAAAATATGATCAATGATTTTAACAAAGGAACCGCTTTATGGACCGATTGGAACGTTCTTCTAGATGAAACCGGCGGACCAAACCATGTTGGAAATTTCTGTTTTGCACCCATTATTGCCGATACAAAAACCGGGGAAGTTCATTATACTTATGAGTATTATTATGTTGGTCACGTTTCAAAATTCATTAAACCAAATGCTCAAAGAATCGGAAGTTCATCCAATAGAGCTGCTCTAACTTCAACAACTTTCATGAATGAAAATGGACAGTTAGTTACCGTTATCATGAATGATTCCGACAATGATATCGATACCAATCTTTGGATCGAAGGTATGTCGGCCAAATTATCTGCGCCTGCGCACTCTATACAGACCGTAATTTTATAA
- a CDS encoding XAC2610-related protein, whose protein sequence is MKNILSFFIIALTIIACSKEKLDFNENKINKNSVELIKDSTLFVNSSEGEEVKFSINKMTKDSIIESEIFGETGKLIYKFTFNKELKTGECTTLKYEEPIYVNPNPKIKSQIKENLLTSPQTKDGLQKIFKNYSKILFNKKISSQNLNYSFSISILEKDTDNKPTVINIEIKQNDKIVQNIKYNPSFWSYNDFKPIDYFNTSLQLQEGIESYHNFITADFNFDNLEDFAILYDSGGNGGPVYSYYFQNKKGEFKKPQDFPLNEGPFPKEINKKDNTLTISGPIGCCKIETTIFQLKNSKWKTISSKQENMNKE, encoded by the coding sequence ATGAAAAATATATTATCCTTTTTTATTATCGCGCTTACTATTATAGCTTGTTCAAAAGAAAAACTAGATTTTAATGAAAATAAAATCAATAAAAATTCTGTAGAACTCATAAAAGACAGTACACTTTTTGTCAATTCTTCTGAAGGTGAAGAAGTCAAATTTTCAATAAATAAAATGACTAAAGATTCTATCATAGAAAGTGAAATATTTGGAGAAACAGGTAAATTAATATATAAATTCACTTTTAATAAAGAGCTAAAAACTGGAGAATGTACCACATTAAAATATGAGGAACCAATTTATGTTAATCCAAACCCCAAAATAAAATCACAAATAAAAGAGAATCTTCTTACATCGCCACAAACAAAAGACGGATTACAAAAAATATTTAAAAATTATTCTAAAATTTTATTTAATAAAAAGATAAGCTCTCAGAATCTGAATTATTCATTTTCTATTTCAATATTAGAGAAAGATACTGATAATAAGCCTACAGTAATAAATATTGAAATTAAACAAAATGATAAAATAGTTCAAAATATAAAATACAATCCCAGTTTTTGGTCGTATAATGATTTTAAACCTATAGATTATTTTAACACCAGCTTACAATTACAAGAAGGTATCGAAAGCTATCATAATTTTATTACGGCAGACTTTAATTTTGATAATTTAGAAGATTTTGCGATCCTTTATGATTCCGGAGGAAATGGAGGTCCGGTTTATTCATATTATTTTCAAAATAAAAAGGGTGAATTTAAAAAACCTCAAGATTTTCCCTTGAATGAAGGACCTTTCCCAAAAGAAATTAATAAAAAGGATAATACTTTGACTATTAGCGGACCAATTGGTTGCTGTAAAATAGAAACAACTATTTTTCAATTAAAAAATAGCAAATGGAAAACTATTTCTTCTAAACAAGAAAATATGAATAAAGAATAA
- a CDS encoding SH3 domain-containing protein: MKVLILIFIPLFFLGCQDNKSNKKIMPKVITKLDENKSLIDDINVENNFLFDNNEIEFKTFKYDGHYIEDLKIKDLLDKNYRNNFIKNLESLKNENDNSKSTLICQLLLMRIVQLSDSNAFYILSEISKNEIVSYNGIELYEKTLIEIFLEDPLFFIQQSTKYSDSSLIDYVIKMLQQYFINQDFLDMNLGFIKNGDNRDELLLLEPKSQLELKYAPLVKKLQTMPKVEVQLGPSFYTNFKTQESFLVNIFSILGNDLSNKLNSSEKDFYEKKIYSIISKYILKSNIKKAFIQDPDGYTNLRKEKNASSEILQQVKSGEKIEILDSSSDWFLVKTIEGRKGYVHKSRIKSE; the protein is encoded by the coding sequence ATGAAAGTATTGATATTAATATTCATTCCCTTATTCTTTCTTGGATGTCAAGATAATAAATCAAATAAAAAAATTATGCCTAAAGTAATTACAAAACTAGATGAAAATAAAAGTTTAATTGATGATATCAATGTTGAAAATAATTTTCTGTTTGATAATAATGAGATAGAATTTAAAACATTTAAATATGATGGACATTATATAGAAGACTTAAAAATTAAAGATCTTCTTGATAAAAATTATAGGAATAATTTCATTAAAAATTTAGAAAGTCTTAAAAATGAAAACGACAATTCTAAGTCTACCTTAATTTGTCAACTATTGCTTATGAGAATAGTTCAGTTATCTGATAGCAATGCTTTCTATATTTTATCAGAAATTTCTAAAAATGAAATTGTTTCTTATAATGGAATTGAGCTTTATGAAAAAACTCTTATTGAAATATTTTTGGAAGACCCTCTTTTTTTCATTCAACAAAGTACAAAATATAGTGATTCTTCTTTAATAGATTATGTAATTAAGATGTTGCAGCAATATTTTATCAATCAAGACTTTCTAGATATGAATTTGGGATTTATAAAAAATGGAGACAATAGAGATGAATTGTTATTATTAGAACCCAAAAGTCAATTGGAATTGAAATATGCTCCTTTAGTTAAGAAGTTGCAAACTATGCCGAAGGTTGAGGTACAATTAGGGCCTTCTTTTTATACTAATTTTAAAACTCAGGAAAGTTTTCTTGTAAATATTTTCTCTATTCTAGGAAATGATTTATCAAATAAACTGAACTCCTCGGAAAAAGATTTTTATGAAAAAAAAATATATTCAATTATATCAAAATATATCCTAAAAAGTAATATTAAAAAGGCATTTATACAAGATCCTGATGGTTATACAAATTTAAGAAAAGAAAAAAATGCTTCTTCAGAAATTTTACAACAAGTAAAATCTGGAGAGAAAATAGAAATTTTAGATAGTTCTAGCGATTGGTTTTTAGTAAAAACAATAGAAGGAAGAAAAGGATATGTACATAAAAGCAGAATAAAATCAGAATAG
- a CDS encoding L,D-transpeptidase: protein MSQLLIIGDKNPEIGKETKYTISLVNFGGLSNNISVFNPISEIPKWQILVLEHGKWRKTSENTKQGESVFYTFKQSSLSRESIKIVVTKGNDKGELIIKTKKAGQPKILKVDLLDVNYNKVTKPLHYFDTLIAKAQCTDMESEKLHFTLWEDDALKEGHNKINEINKINPIPISATVKRGKAEARFNMAFYTQASMIANMQLAKGDKSEGKNHEYYVTADYYGKLEASNNINIVNPAFENPIQRAYDLKYPDKTPQKPKVNKRPTPTPPAPKKDTYKTPITPKAKTKAPDPKGKIISVEFVDFLGKPYQNMKFGTQVKAKIVSKDMKGKTIKLKIWEDDISDQLVYENNYVLGEDESYATLSLTTEMRKKGDDFKEGSEQEYFLEIEYAGQSVDSEVINVNDSAPKIKVETGVSTSGVKQKTVQKQQGTCICQEQYKDLIWGGKVSCEFRKKVVEISQDLWPNNHMKMANNLMACMAWETGESFSPSAKNPESSATGLIQFMADTAKDLGTTTSALSHMSAVKQLDYVKKYFENIRNKDYEFVDLYLRILYPASMGKPDNHIVFSKNGKGLDKNDKNYNGRIKAYRVNSGFDTNPKYGNNDEMVTKEEIKKSIQIYIEKGKQNKATNFECQKKLSSPNVLNTNKEKGTWNIIITEYYTGKKCTHIERTSIRDNCRRGKIDVYDHKEKIVFTINDCLLEGVKGEDRSKTGADVPYGSYQINKSTPFYGSTAKNKKSYGPNPRLVFEPIKGNGDEAEKSGRSAIRIHGGRQEGYPIKTLKRTEGCIRIYDEDAKKFYNWWVEFNKNNPQISPGKVIIKK from the coding sequence ATGTCACAGTTATTAATCATAGGAGATAAAAATCCCGAAATAGGAAAGGAAACAAAATATACAATCTCTCTTGTCAATTTTGGAGGTTTATCGAATAACATCAGTGTTTTTAACCCTATTTCTGAGATTCCGAAATGGCAAATTCTCGTTCTGGAACATGGAAAATGGCGCAAAACATCTGAAAATACCAAACAGGGTGAAAGTGTATTTTATACTTTCAAACAAAGCAGTCTTTCAAGAGAAAGTATAAAAATTGTTGTTACAAAAGGAAATGACAAAGGAGAATTGATTATTAAAACAAAGAAAGCCGGACAGCCTAAAATTTTAAAAGTAGATCTTCTGGATGTTAATTATAATAAGGTCACAAAACCTTTGCATTATTTTGATACCCTGATTGCAAAAGCTCAGTGCACAGATATGGAAAGTGAAAAGCTTCACTTTACACTTTGGGAAGATGATGCCTTAAAAGAAGGACACAACAAAATTAATGAGATCAATAAAATAAATCCGATCCCAATTTCTGCAACCGTAAAAAGAGGTAAAGCTGAAGCAAGATTCAATATGGCTTTTTATACGCAGGCATCGATGATTGCCAATATGCAATTAGCTAAAGGTGATAAAAGTGAAGGGAAAAATCACGAATATTATGTAACAGCAGATTATTACGGGAAACTTGAAGCCAGTAACAATATAAATATCGTAAACCCTGCTTTCGAGAATCCTATACAAAGAGCTTATGACCTTAAATATCCCGACAAAACACCACAAAAACCAAAGGTAAACAAACGTCCTACTCCAACTCCACCTGCCCCTAAAAAAGATACTTACAAAACACCTATAACTCCAAAGGCAAAAACTAAGGCTCCTGATCCAAAAGGAAAAATTATAAGTGTTGAATTTGTAGACTTTTTGGGAAAACCTTACCAAAACATGAAGTTTGGAACGCAGGTAAAGGCTAAAATCGTTTCCAAGGACATGAAAGGAAAAACCATAAAGCTGAAAATATGGGAAGATGATATTTCCGATCAATTGGTTTATGAGAATAATTATGTTTTAGGTGAAGATGAAAGTTATGCAACGCTTAGCCTAACCACTGAGATGCGCAAAAAAGGTGATGATTTTAAAGAAGGCAGTGAACAGGAATATTTTTTAGAGATAGAATATGCAGGGCAAAGTGTAGATTCTGAGGTGATTAATGTGAATGATTCTGCGCCGAAGATTAAAGTGGAGACTGGGGTGAGTACTTCGGGAGTGAAGCAGAAGACTGTACAGAAACAACAAGGAACCTGTATTTGTCAAGAGCAATATAAAGACTTAATCTGGGGAGGAAAAGTAAGTTGTGAGTTTAGGAAAAAAGTTGTGGAAATATCTCAAGATTTATGGCCTAATAATCACATGAAAATGGCAAATAATTTAATGGCTTGTATGGCATGGGAAACAGGAGAAAGTTTTAGTCCTTCTGCAAAAAATCCAGAATCTTCTGCAACAGGATTAATTCAATTTATGGCTGATACAGCAAAAGATTTAGGGACAACAACTAGCGCTCTTTCCCATATGTCAGCTGTCAAGCAATTAGATTATGTTAAAAAATATTTTGAGAATATACGAAATAAAGATTACGAATTTGTAGATCTTTATTTAAGGATTTTATACCCAGCATCAATGGGCAAACCAGATAATCATATCGTATTTAGCAAAAACGGAAAAGGCTTAGATAAAAATGACAAAAATTATAATGGAAGAATAAAAGCTTATAGAGTAAATTCAGGGTTTGATACTAACCCGAAGTACGGGAATAATGACGAAATGGTGACAAAAGAAGAAATAAAAAAAAGCATTCAAATATATATTGAAAAAGGAAAACAAAATAAAGCTACAAATTTTGAATGTCAAAAAAAATTATCTTCACCCAATGTTTTAAATACAAATAAAGAAAAGGGAACTTGGAATATTATAATAACTGAATATTATACAGGAAAAAAATGTACACATATAGAAAGAACATCAATAAGAGATAACTGCAGAAGAGGTAAAATAGATGTATATGATCATAAGGAAAAGATAGTTTTCACAATAAATGATTGTTTATTAGAAGGAGTAAAAGGTGAAGATAGAAGTAAGACAGGTGCTGATGTACCGTATGGATCATATCAAATAAATAAAAGTACACCATTTTACGGGTCAACAGCTAAAAATAAAAAATCTTATGGTCCAAACCCAAGATTAGTCTTTGAACCAATTAAAGGAAACGGTGATGAAGCTGAGAAAAGCGGAAGATCTGCGATACGTATACATGGAGGTCGACAAGAAGGATATCCTATTAAAACATTAAAAAGAACAGAAGGATGTATAAGAATATATGATGAAGATGCAAAAAAGTTTTATAATTGGTGGGTAGAATTTAATAAAAATAATCCTCAAATAAGCCCTGGAAAAGTAATAATAAAAAAATAA
- a CDS encoding PAAR-like protein: protein MKEYEVKKGDTLSNLAEKLGLPSAYSLKSFHNFKGPIERGIGNEIKAGMILTIPEPHEVEAINKNIAERQNKKPEDTTQQQNQESDNQSSGSSSEESPKSSEQQKEEEESKEKSAGEHDGKLFVAQKGKAICDKGTKFPQFKVSSHKKLYINNKDGLDDYLAVTENDVQFNPPALPFGNCSVKNGQPCSFAPAGKWKKFYKDVKVLDNSLLTEISELQCSVGGKIKIMDHGQKAQLSKQNFKNADAKVHSNINPLVDLEEFTDELDGENFYI, encoded by the coding sequence ATGAAAGAATATGAAGTCAAAAAAGGCGACACTCTGTCGAATCTTGCCGAAAAATTAGGCTTACCCAGCGCCTACTCCCTGAAATCATTTCACAATTTCAAAGGTCCCATTGAAAGAGGAATCGGAAACGAGATCAAAGCAGGAATGATTCTCACAATTCCCGAACCGCATGAAGTGGAAGCCATAAATAAAAACATTGCTGAAAGACAAAATAAAAAGCCCGAAGATACAACGCAACAACAAAATCAGGAATCTGATAATCAAAGTTCCGGATCTTCTTCCGAAGAATCTCCAAAGAGCTCTGAACAACAAAAGGAAGAAGAAGAATCAAAAGAGAAATCTGCCGGAGAACACGACGGAAAACTTTTCGTTGCCCAAAAAGGAAAAGCCATTTGTGATAAAGGAACAAAATTTCCGCAGTTTAAGGTAAGCAGTCACAAAAAATTATATATCAACAATAAAGACGGCCTGGATGATTATCTTGCCGTAACGGAAAATGATGTTCAATTCAATCCTCCCGCTCTTCCTTTTGGTAACTGCTCTGTAAAAAACGGACAACCCTGCAGTTTTGCCCCTGCCGGAAAATGGAAAAAGTTTTATAAAGACGTGAAAGTTTTGGATAACTCCTTACTCACAGAGATTTCCGAACTCCAATGTTCTGTCGGCGGAAAAATAAAAATTATGGATCACGGACAGAAAGCCCAACTTAGCAAACAGAATTTCAAAAATGCTGATGCGAAAGTGCATAGTAATATCAATCCTTTGGTGGATTTAGAGGAGTTTACAGATGAGTTAGACGGAGAAAATTTTTATATTTAA
- a CDS encoding LysM peptidoglycan-binding domain-containing protein: MKLFLRHHIVKKGETLEQIAALYNVPSVEILKYYHYKNVPKDSNHIGHTLFEGQEIFVPESNDIEKILLERKQALENRLEHSNSLIKNSSLLPNFTGIDHTYKVKITDFNEGNIENETEFEIDIQYIGKDDQHHIFKFNKNSILINGEIPDMKAYELALNCSSILFSVELGIDFNGKMADIHNYRVILNKWKENKQRLLQKYEDENSRQYIDKVDIRIESKELLLENLSRELFIQFYFSPYFKTFSNGKAENTGRFSQYKILYENHYENNLEHEIHISQSSQSVDPRSQEEIIRYLENSYENSEDSELLESEISAHFILDKQYKFLQKADVKIDLYLYNTQETKQIQIDKK; the protein is encoded by the coding sequence ATGAAACTATTTTTGCGTCATCATATTGTAAAAAAAGGAGAAACATTGGAGCAGATCGCAGCTCTATATAATGTTCCGAGTGTGGAAATTCTGAAATATTATCATTATAAAAATGTTCCCAAAGACAGCAATCACATTGGTCATACCCTTTTTGAAGGTCAGGAAATTTTTGTGCCTGAAAGTAATGATATAGAAAAAATCTTATTAGAAAGAAAACAAGCTTTAGAAAATAGATTAGAACACTCTAATTCATTGATAAAGAATAGTTCTCTGCTTCCTAATTTCACGGGAATTGATCATACTTACAAAGTTAAAATCACTGATTTTAATGAAGGCAACATAGAAAATGAAACCGAGTTTGAAATTGATATACAATATATTGGAAAAGATGATCAACATCATATTTTCAAGTTTAATAAAAATTCAATTTTAATTAATGGTGAAATACCGGACATGAAAGCGTATGAATTGGCTTTGAATTGTTCTTCTATTTTATTTTCTGTAGAACTAGGGATAGATTTTAATGGAAAAATGGCAGATATCCATAATTATAGAGTGATTTTAAATAAATGGAAAGAAAATAAACAAAGGCTCCTTCAAAAATATGAAGACGAAAATTCTCGCCAATATATTGATAAAGTAGATATCAGAATAGAAAGCAAGGAACTATTGCTGGAAAACTTAAGTAGAGAACTATTCATACAATTTTATTTTTCGCCCTATTTTAAAACGTTTTCTAATGGAAAAGCAGAAAATACAGGAAGATTTTCACAATATAAGATTCTGTATGAAAATCATTATGAAAATAATTTAGAGCATGAAATTCATATCAGTCAATCTTCCCAATCCGTTGATCCGAGAAGCCAGGAAGAAATTATACGTTATTTGGAAAACTCTTATGAAAATTCCGAAGATTCTGAATTGCTAGAATCTGAAATATCTGCCCATTTTATTCTTGATAAACAATATAAATTTCTGCAGAAAGCAGATGTGAAAATAGATTTATATCTATATAACACGCAAGAAACAAAACAGATACAGATCGATAAAAAATAA